One Acidobacteriota bacterium genomic window, CCGCTCCATCAGCCGGGGATCGGTGGCCCAGAGGACGCAGTTCCGGGGAAAGGGCTCTCCCGACGGTCTTGCCGCCAAGACCTCTCCTTTACGCGGGCGGTCCGCCGGTGGCCTCCAGGGCTTCCCGCAGCGCCTCGCCCAGACGATTGTACGCCAGGACGGCGCCGAAAATGGCCACCCCCGGGAAGAGCCCCAGCCACCAGTCGGACCAGTAGCGCGTGACGAGGCTCATGATCCCTCCCCACGACGGCTCCGGCGGCTGGATGCCCACGCCCAGGAAGGAGAGGGCGGCCTCCGCGAGGATCGCTCCCGCCATGCCGAAGGCGGCGTTCACGACGAGGGGCCCGGCCGCGTTGGGAAGGATGTGGCGGAAGACGATGCGGCCGTGACCCGCCCCCAGGGCCCGGGCGCCCTCGACGAATTCGGCGCCCCTCAACCGGATGAATTCGGCCCGGGCGTAGCGCGCCACGGAGGGCCAGGAGGAGAAGCCGATGACCAGCACGACGCTCCACAGGTTGAGGTACTTCGGATCCATGACGGCCGTCACGGTGAGGATGAAGAAAAACGTGGGGAAGCAGAGCATGACCTCGACGGCGCGGGACACGAGGATCGAATCCACCCACCCCCCCGCGTAGCCGCCGAGCGCGCCCAGCCCGACCCCCACTGCAAGGGCCAGGCCCATGGCCAGAACCCCCACGAGGAGAGACACCTTCGTCCCGTGGATCAGGCGGGCGAGGACGTCTCTTCCCACGTCGTCGCACCCCAACCGGTGCGGGGAGAAGGGCCGAGGGGGCAAATGGACCCGATCCAGGCTGGTCTGGTAAGGGGAAAAGGGCACGGGGGGAAGGAGGAAGAACCCCACCCGACTCCGGTCCCCCCCTTTCCCGGACAGCCAGTCCGGATCGGCTTGAAGCCGAAGGGACACGGAATCCGGCTTGAGCCAGAAGCTGAAGGGGGCCAGGTCCCGAAAGGCGGTGAAATGGACCCTTCCCTCGTAGCGGATCACCAGGGGCTTGTTGTTGGCCAGAAGCGGCGCCAGGTAGGAAATGGCGGCCATGGCCGCCACGAAGGCCGCCGCCGCCACCGTTGCCCGCCGTCCCCGACGGCACCCGCTCCGACGGCCCGCCGCCGCGTCTGCTCCGCGTTCCCGGCCGGTCATGGCTCACGCCTCACGCGGGGGTCCGCCGCGGAGTAGGCGAGGTCCACCGCCAGGGTCGAGGCGAGGACGACGGCCGCTCCGAGGACCGATTCGGCGAGGATGAGCGGATAGTCCCGGGTGAACACCGCCTTCATGTACATCTGGCCCAGGCCGGGCCAGGC contains:
- a CDS encoding ABC transporter permease, with product MTGRERGADAAAGRRSGCRRGRRATVAAAAFVAAMAAISYLAPLLANNKPLVIRYEGRVHFTAFRDLAPFSFWLKPDSVSLRLQADPDWLSGKGGDRSRVGFFLLPPVPFSPYQTSLDRVHLPPRPFSPHRLGCDDVGRDVLARLIHGTKVSLLVGVLAMGLALAVGVGLGALGGYAGGWVDSILVSRAVEVMLCFPTFFFILTVTAVMDPKYLNLWSVVLVIGFSSWPSVARYARAEFIRLRGAEFVEGARALGAGHGRIVFRHILPNAAGPLVVNAAFGMAGAILAEAALSFLGVGIQPPEPSWGGIMSLVTRYWSDWWLGLFPGVAIFGAVLAYNRLGEALREALEATGGPPA